In a genomic window of Cryptococcus depauperatus CBS 7841 chromosome 8, complete sequence:
- a CDS encoding ATP-dependent RNA helicase DBP5 yields the protein MSHDAQTAPASTSWADMVDDEKQKNVSVENISTSMEGLSTDVQKENQQEMNQDERGKVNEEQKAVEGRSEPSKPEAQEIQLKDDTQGLITNDFQVEVKLADLQGDPNSPLYSVQSFKELNLHDDLMKGIIAAGFQKPSKIQEKALPLLLANPPRNLIGQSQSGTGKTAAFTLNMLSRVDPNIPTPQAICITPSRELARQTQEVVDKMGQFTQVGTFLAVPGSWSRNTRITKQILVGTPGTLVDMLMRGSRILDSRQIRVLVLDEADELIAQQGLGEQTFRIKQLLPPTVQNVLFSATFNDDVQEFAQRFAPEANQIFLRKEEITVDAIRQLYLECDSEEQKYEALSALYDCLVIGQSIVFCKRKVTADQIADRLISEGHAVASLHGDKQSHERDAILDGFRNAETKVLITTNVIARGIDIPQVNMVVNYDVPERGPNAGPDIETYIHRIGRTGRFGRKGCSVIFTHDYRSKADVEGIMNTLGKPMKRIDARSTTDIEQLEKALKLAMKGPA from the exons ATGAGCCACGACGCACAGACCGCCCCCGCCTCCACATCTTGGGCCGACATGGTTGACGATGAAAAACAGAAAAATGTTTCTGTTGAAAATATCTCAACAAGTATGGAGGGACTTTCTACTGACgtccaaaaagaaaaccaGCAAGAAATGAACCAAGATG AACGGGGAAAAGTCAACGAAGAACAAAAGGCGGTCGAAGGGCGTTCGGAACCATCCAAGCCAGAGGCGCAAGAGATCCAGCTCAAGGATGATACCCAAGGCTTGATCACAAACGACTTCCAGGTTGAG GTCAAACTCGCAGACCTGCAAGGCGATCCAAACTCGCCCCTGTACTCTGTTCAATCTTTTAAGGAGCTCAATCT TCACGACGATCTGATGAAGGGTATCATTGCGGCAGGTTTCCAAAAGCCTTCCAAGATTCAAGAGAAAGCTCTTCCTTTGCTCCTTGCCAATCC TCCGCGAAACCTGATAGGGCAAAGTCAGTCGGGCACAGGCAAAACAGCTGCATTTACGCTCAATATGCTCAGCCGGGTAGACCCCAACATCCCTACACCTCAGGCCATTTGCATCACCCCGTCTCGGGAACTTGCTCGACAAACTCAAGAGGTCGTTGACAAGATGGGCCAATTCACTCAAGTCGGCACTTTTCTCGCTGTTCCTGGTTCTTGGTCTCGCAATACTCGAATTACTAAACAAATACTAGTGGGAACACCAGGTACTTTGGTGGAcatgttgatgagaggTTCAAGAATACTGGACTCAAGACAAATCAGAGTGCTAGTCCTCGATGAGGCAGATGAGTTGATAGCACAGCAGGGATTGGGCGAACAAACGTTTAGAATCAAGCA ACTCCTTCCGCCCACTGTCCAGAATGTCCTTTTCTCTGCTACATTCAACGACGATGTACAAGAGTTTGCCCAGAGATTCGCCCCCGAAGCCAATCAAATATTTTTGcgcaaagaagaaatcacTGTAGATGCCATTAGGCAGCTTTATCTTGAGTGCGATAGTGAAGAGCAAAAGTATGAGGCATTGTCTGCACTGTATGACTGTCTGGTTATCGGTCAAAGTATTGTTTTTTGCAAG CGTAAAGTCACCGCCGACCAAATCGCTGATCGTCTCATTTCTGAAGGTCATGCCGTCGCCTCCTTGCATGGAGACAAACAATCCCACGAACGAGATGCCATTTTGGACGGATTCAGGAATGCTGAGACTAAGGTGCTTATTACCACCAATGTCATCGCTCGCGGTATCGACATTCCTCAGGTGAACATGGTGGTCAACTATGATGTGCCGGAGAGAGGACCCAATGCTGGACCTGACATCGAGACATATATTCACCGAATCG GTCGAACTGGTCGATTTGGTCGAAAAGGTTGTTCTGTCATTTTCACTCACGATTATCGCTCAAAAGCCGATGTGGAGGGAATTATGAACACACTGGGCAAACCTATGAAGAGAATTGATGCAAGAAGTACGACTGATATCGAGCAACTGGAAAAGGCATTGAAGTTGGCCATGAAGGGTCCAGCATAG
- a CDS encoding methylmalonate-semialdehyde dehydrogenase (acylating), whose protein sequence is MFPLVKRPLNLRTYASAALASVPSNGSSLAPLALKAAEEVSSKWKGTTANGGRTKNYIGGQFVDSQADKWLQVRDPASQTLINTVPETTASEFSEAVDSASQAYKTWSKTSIMRRQHAMFELQHLIRQHAPDIANSIVLEQGKTYADALGDVGRGLQVVETATSITSTLMGDKLEVAKDMDTFSRRLPLGVTAAITPFNFPAMIVLWSAALATVTGNTLIVKPSERDPGATMIIAELCERAGLPPGVINVVHGSAPTVNRICDDPAIKAISFVGGDKAGEHIYNRAIPLGKRVQANLGAKNHAVIMPDANKNLALNAVAGAAFGAAGQRCMALSVAIFVGTARDMIPDLIERAKALKVSGGFEEGADLGPVISPEAKTRIEDYIGSVEKEGGKILLDGRGFKVPEYPNGSFVGPTVVEAVTTMKVYKNEVFGPVLTIVEADTLDDAIAIINANRYGNGASIFTNSGSTARKFELEADPGQIGVNVAVPVPLPMFNWSGNKGSFKGDIPFYGKSGLDFYTYRKTTTSLWPEADAVGNRASVHMPQIH, encoded by the exons ATGTTTCCTCTTGTAAAGCGTCCATTGAACCTCAGGACGTATGCCTCCGCGGCTTTGGCCTCCGTCCCCTCTAATGGTAGCAGTCTTGCGCCTCTTGCTCTCAAGGCTGCAGAGGAAGTGTCTTCCAAGTGGAAAGGCACCACTGCAAATGGTGGCAGGACGAAAAATTACATTGGCGGACAGTTTGTTGACAGCCAAGCTGATAAATGGCTTCAAGTCAGAGACCCC GCTTCTCAAACTTTGATAAACACTGTCCCAGAGACAACTGCTTCCGAATTCAGCGAAGCTGTGGATTCTGCAAGCCAAGCGTACAAGACGTGGTCCAAAACTAGTATCATGCGTCGCCAACATGCAATGTTCGA GCTCCAGCACCTGATCCGCCAGCATGCTCCAGATATCGCCAACTCTATCGTCCTTGAACAAGGCAAAACTTATGCTGATGCTCTTGGAGATGTTGGTCGTGGCCTGCAGGTCGTTGAGACGGCAACCTCTATCACTTCCACTCTTATGGGCGACAAGCTTGAAGTTGCAAAAGACATGGACACTTTTTCGAGGAGATTGCCTCTCGGCGTGACTGCCGCCATCACACCTTTCAACTTTCCTGCCATGATTGTACTTTGGTCCGCGGCTTTGGCTACTGTCACCG GAAACACTCTTATCGTTAAACCATCGGAAAGAGATCCCGGAGCTACGATGATTATCGCTGAGCTCTGTGAGCGTGCCGGTCTCCCTCCCGGAGTTATAAATGT TGTGCACGGATCAGCTCCGACCGTTAACAGGATCTGCGATGATCCTGCTATCAAGGCCATCTCTTTCGTCGGCGGCGACAAAGCAGGCGAACATATTTATAACAG GGCAATACCTCTTGGAAAGCGAGTTCAGGCCAATTTGGGAGCAAAGAACCATGCAGTCATTATGCCTGATG CCAACAAGAATCTCGCTCTCAACGCAGTAGCTGGTGCAGCCTTTGGTGCAGCGGGCCAGCGTTGCATGGCTCTTTCTGTCG CAATCTTCGTCGGAACTGCCCGAGATATGATCCCAGATCTCATTGAACGAGCTAAGGCTTTGAAAGTTTCGGGAGGGTTTGAAGAGGGTGCTGATCT AGGGCCTGTCATTTCACCGGAGGCAAAGACTCGTATTGAAGACTATATCGGTtctgttgagaaagaaggtgGTAAAATTCTTTTGGATGGTAGGGGTTTCAAAGTGCCAGAATACCCTAACGGCAGTTTTGTTGGGCCTACGGTCGTGGAAGCCGTCACCACCATGAAGGTGTATAA AAATGAGGTCTTTGGCCCAGTGTTGACGATTGTAGAGGCCGATACTCTTGACGATGCCATCGCCATAATCAACGCCAACAGATA TGGCAACGGTGCATCTATCTTTACCAACTCCGGTTCAACTGCCCGTAAATTCGAACTCGAAGCCGATCCAGGCCAGATTGGCGTTAATGTTGCTGTACCTGTTCCACTTCCCATGTTCAATTGGTCTGGCAACAAGGGCTCATTCAAGGGCGATATTCCGTTCTATGGCAAGAGTGGATTGGATTTTTATACTTACAGAAAAACAACAACGTCTTTGTGGCCTGAGGCAGATGCGGTTGGTAACCGA GCAAGTGTTCACATGCCCCAAATTCATTGA